A genomic window from Flavobacterium johnsoniae includes:
- a CDS encoding GNAT family N-acetyltransferase has translation MTTQLKKISSFEKKGLSGLLKDDNKLSTEEDFYIEIANISHTSWIREIAEVTHSSALARGTGISGRSIELLENKMQLGEAVIAFALDGRWAGFAFISSWDNDLFVSNSGLIVAPEFRHTGLAKRIKRKIFDLSRQKYPDASIFSLTTGLAVMKMNHELEFEPVTYSELPIDEAFWDGCKTCINCPILESKSRKNCLCTAMLFNPKHKKSLI, from the coding sequence ATGACAACTCAACTAAAAAAGATATCATCTTTCGAAAAAAAAGGACTTTCTGGACTATTAAAAGATGATAATAAGCTAAGTACAGAAGAAGATTTTTATATAGAAATAGCAAACATTAGCCATACTTCTTGGATTAGAGAAATAGCAGAAGTAACACATTCATCTGCATTAGCGAGAGGTACTGGAATTTCTGGTCGATCTATTGAATTACTCGAGAATAAAATGCAGTTAGGAGAAGCAGTTATTGCTTTTGCATTAGACGGTAGGTGGGCGGGCTTTGCCTTTATTTCGTCTTGGGATAATGATCTTTTTGTTTCTAATTCAGGATTAATAGTTGCGCCAGAATTTAGGCATACAGGTTTAGCAAAACGAATAAAAAGAAAAATTTTCGATTTAAGCCGTCAAAAATATCCAGATGCAAGTATATTTAGCCTTACTACTGGTTTGGCCGTGATGAAAATGAACCATGAACTCGAATTTGAGCCTGTTACTTATTCAGAACTTCCAATTGATGAAGCTTTTTGGGACGGTTGTAAAACCTGTATTAATTGTCCAATTTTGGAAAGTAAATCACGAAAAAACTGTTTATGTACGGCGATGCTATTCAATCCAAAACACAAAAAAAGTCTTATTTGA
- a CDS encoding hybrid sensor histidine kinase/response regulator transcription factor has product MKRNLLIIFFYCFTSVCFSQPSGTLTHFANDLKLRQSRILDIQQDQKGFIWLSTFNGLIRYDGSTFQKFRVKQNSSLNLISNRVFKFRFDKNGRIWIQSEKNDIYYFDTRQLSFHYPIENGALKSSNIAFVDFKVMPSGRVWLFPEDKNYLIAFEANKKVRKIAFDPTQKCGKIHDVFEDALGTTWFFTDGGICRLNKGSSEPQHFFFNGKSYLFHSFMETKEDLWFGGNEGKFTRYNKKSSTFFDFELGVKEDIIQTELVGSNKILIITSGQSFYFYDIKTGKLTAYNSNTLAGFPNKKFAYLGSTRSRQFWFEILGSGVYQFDLVTGKIKLMKVDYSDSATGAGERKSFLLTSPNGTVWIQSNNAPFSYWDEKNDKLSSIIRCINESKESVSDLMHTAMFDRLGNLWFCSFKQGLDLVNFSNSNFSTLNLDSSSDHHKHNVRSLMKDNKGNLWVGSRKEKIALFDSQKRKIGFLGSDGTLSQSGPAWGADIYSMLQDTKGRIWIGTRGNGLFCLLPTNQSFRYKVIHYKYDEKDNYSINSDDIFKIFQASNGEIYIATWGGGVNIIRESNNGIRFVNFKNELKNYPIKTADKVRSIVENKDHKIFFISSYKLFSFAEENKSTSKVKFNEYSQVSGNDILDILITHDNQMALATNGMGLILADLDKKGKLNVKSIWNEMVSFPVEGVVAIQEDKKGKIWLMSDNQMVRFDPKNNSAETFPELKSIIGTEIFSEATKCELANGEIAVGYSNGVICFKPEAIKPFTFKPYLAISGFLVNNKELHELNPETPKNPDLLEEVTLEHNQNFFRVQISALDYLKSENIVYRYKLEGIDKQWNFIKGGQSINYTNLGRGNYTLLVSSTNGHNLWMDNERQIKITIRPSVWGTNLAYFCYLLIAAGLFLLIKRAIITIVKLRNDVRVEKQMGELKLKFFTDISHEIRTPLTMIAAPLEVMLSDDEIKDSVKSQLRVIEKSSNKLLNLVNQILDLRRIQDKKLAVREINLSDFATKICEDFQEMSIQNDIKLKVNTSSSNLNIWADPDSLDKILINLLSNAFKYCHKGDVIEVSVEESEKHILLKVSDNGPGISPTIQKRLFVRFSNYNENPLNPSTGLGLSIVKDLADKLGAEVLVDSTAGKGSSFQVAFLKGYQHFKENVDILLEENEAHFFDEIALENEEEILPHEETKRENLVGLIVEDDPELQRFIVSVLDNDYTIYTAENGDEGYSKAEELLPDFIISDIMMPEKDGIEMLKLIRDNFSTSHIPVILLSAKSSIESKLEGLEYGADDYMTKPFNVSLLKAKVKNVLEQRLRLQQLFSTGNTIDISKEEPLQISNKDQKFIFQVIELVKENMSNSDFSVDELGKLMCMSRASFFNKLKSVTGVSPVVFIRDLRLAEAAELLKNDDLLIKEIGFEVGFNDLKYFGKCFRAKYNYTPAEYRRQFR; this is encoded by the coding sequence ATGAAGAGAAATCTACTTATCATCTTTTTTTACTGTTTCACCAGCGTGTGCTTTTCTCAGCCTTCAGGAACTCTAACTCATTTTGCAAATGATTTAAAGTTGAGACAATCGCGTATTCTTGACATTCAGCAAGATCAGAAAGGATTTATCTGGCTTTCAACTTTCAATGGTTTGATTCGATATGATGGAAGTACTTTTCAAAAATTCAGAGTAAAACAAAACAGTTCTTTAAATCTAATTTCGAATCGCGTTTTTAAATTTAGATTTGATAAAAACGGACGAATTTGGATTCAATCTGAAAAAAATGATATTTATTACTTCGATACACGTCAGCTTAGTTTTCATTATCCAATTGAAAACGGAGCTTTAAAATCTTCGAATATTGCATTTGTCGATTTTAAAGTAATGCCTTCAGGAAGAGTTTGGCTGTTTCCTGAAGATAAAAACTATTTAATCGCTTTTGAAGCCAATAAAAAAGTTCGAAAAATAGCATTTGATCCAACGCAAAAATGCGGCAAGATTCATGATGTTTTTGAAGATGCATTAGGAACAACTTGGTTTTTTACAGATGGCGGAATTTGCAGATTGAATAAAGGAAGTTCAGAACCTCAACATTTCTTTTTTAACGGAAAATCGTATTTGTTTCATTCTTTTATGGAAACAAAAGAAGATCTGTGGTTTGGAGGAAATGAAGGGAAATTTACCCGATATAATAAAAAATCAAGTACTTTTTTTGATTTTGAACTCGGCGTAAAAGAAGATATTATCCAGACAGAACTTGTTGGCAGCAACAAAATTCTTATCATTACCAGCGGACAAAGTTTCTATTTTTATGATATAAAAACAGGAAAACTTACTGCTTACAACAGTAATACTTTGGCTGGTTTTCCAAATAAAAAATTCGCTTATTTAGGTTCAACACGATCTCGACAATTTTGGTTTGAGATTTTAGGTTCTGGAGTTTATCAATTTGATCTTGTTACGGGAAAAATAAAATTGATGAAAGTTGATTATAGTGATTCTGCAACTGGTGCCGGAGAAAGAAAAAGCTTTCTGCTTACTTCGCCTAACGGAACCGTTTGGATTCAGTCTAATAATGCGCCATTTTCTTATTGGGATGAGAAGAATGACAAATTGAGTTCAATAATTCGCTGTATTAACGAATCTAAAGAATCAGTTTCAGATTTGATGCACACGGCCATGTTTGACAGATTGGGAAATCTTTGGTTTTGTTCTTTCAAACAAGGTTTAGATTTGGTTAATTTTAGCAATAGCAATTTTTCTACCTTAAATCTAGATTCTTCAAGCGATCATCATAAACACAATGTAAGAAGCTTGATGAAAGATAACAAAGGCAATCTTTGGGTTGGCAGTCGTAAAGAGAAAATTGCTTTGTTTGATTCTCAAAAAAGAAAAATAGGATTTTTAGGTTCAGACGGAACATTGTCTCAATCAGGTCCAGCTTGGGGAGCAGATATTTACAGCATGCTTCAAGATACCAAAGGCAGAATTTGGATTGGTACAAGAGGAAATGGTTTGTTTTGTTTACTGCCAACCAACCAATCGTTTCGATATAAGGTTATTCATTATAAATACGATGAAAAGGATAATTACAGTATAAATTCTGATGATATTTTTAAAATTTTTCAAGCTTCAAACGGAGAGATTTATATTGCAACTTGGGGTGGCGGCGTCAATATTATTCGTGAATCTAATAACGGAATTCGTTTTGTTAATTTTAAAAATGAATTAAAAAACTATCCTATAAAAACGGCTGACAAAGTTCGTTCGATAGTTGAAAATAAAGACCATAAAATATTTTTTATTTCCTCTTATAAATTATTCTCTTTTGCAGAAGAAAATAAGTCGACAAGTAAGGTTAAATTCAATGAATATTCTCAGGTTTCAGGCAATGATATTTTAGATATTCTAATTACGCACGATAACCAAATGGCGTTGGCAACCAACGGAATGGGCTTAATATTAGCTGATTTGGATAAAAAAGGAAAACTAAACGTTAAATCGATTTGGAATGAAATGGTTTCTTTTCCTGTTGAAGGAGTAGTTGCAATTCAAGAAGATAAAAAAGGAAAAATTTGGTTGATGAGCGATAACCAGATGGTGCGTTTTGATCCTAAAAATAATAGCGCAGAAACTTTTCCAGAACTAAAATCGATTATCGGAACTGAGATATTTTCTGAGGCTACAAAATGTGAACTTGCCAATGGAGAAATTGCTGTAGGATATTCAAACGGCGTTATTTGTTTCAAACCAGAAGCTATAAAGCCTTTTACTTTTAAACCTTATTTAGCGATTTCTGGATTTTTGGTAAACAATAAAGAATTACACGAATTAAATCCAGAAACGCCTAAAAACCCAGATTTACTGGAAGAAGTTACCTTAGAACACAATCAGAATTTTTTCAGAGTTCAGATTTCGGCATTAGATTATCTTAAAAGCGAAAATATTGTTTATCGCTATAAACTGGAAGGAATTGATAAACAATGGAATTTTATAAAAGGAGGACAATCAATTAATTATACCAATTTAGGACGAGGAAATTACACGCTTTTGGTGTCTTCTACAAATGGTCATAATTTATGGATGGATAATGAAAGACAGATTAAAATTACTATTCGTCCGTCTGTTTGGGGTACAAATTTGGCTTATTTCTGTTATCTGTTAATTGCTGCTGGTTTGTTTTTACTTATTAAAAGAGCCATTATTACGATTGTAAAACTGCGTAATGACGTTCGAGTAGAGAAACAAATGGGCGAATTAAAGCTGAAATTTTTTACCGACATTTCACATGAAATCAGAACTCCGCTGACTATGATTGCGGCTCCTTTAGAAGTAATGCTTTCAGACGATGAAATAAAAGATTCGGTAAAAAGCCAACTTCGCGTTATTGAAAAAAGCAGTAATAAATTGTTGAATTTAGTTAATCAGATTTTAGATTTGAGAAGAATTCAAGACAAGAAATTGGCAGTTCGCGAAATAAATTTGAGTGATTTTGCAACCAAAATTTGCGAAGATTTTCAGGAAATGAGTATTCAAAATGATATTAAACTCAAAGTAAACACAAGTTCTTCTAACCTAAATATTTGGGCAGATCCAGATAGTTTGGATAAAATTCTCATTAATCTTCTTTCTAATGCTTTTAAATATTGCCATAAAGGAGATGTTATTGAAGTTTCTGTTGAAGAATCAGAAAAACATATATTGCTTAAAGTTAGTGACAACGGACCAGGAATTAGTCCAACGATTCAAAAAAGATTGTTTGTTCGTTTTTCAAATTATAATGAAAATCCATTGAATCCAAGTACAGGTTTGGGACTTTCTATTGTAAAAGATTTGGCAGACAAACTTGGCGCAGAAGTTTTGGTTGATAGTACAGCTGGAAAAGGAAGTAGTTTTCAGGTTGCATTTCTAAAAGGATATCAGCATTTTAAAGAGAATGTAGATATTTTATTGGAGGAAAATGAAGCACATTTTTTTGATGAAATTGCTTTAGAAAATGAAGAAGAAATTCTACCGCATGAAGAAACCAAAAGAGAAAATCTCGTCGGACTAATTGTAGAAGATGATCCAGAATTACAGCGTTTTATTGTTTCTGTTTTAGACAACGATTACACGATTTATACTGCAGAAAACGGTGATGAAGGTTATTCTAAAGCAGAAGAATTATTGCCAGATTTTATTATCAGCGATATTATGATGCCAGAAAAAGACGGAATAGAAATGCTGAAACTAATTAGAGATAATTTTTCGACTAGTCATATTCCGGTTATTCTTCTCAGTGCAAAATCTTCTATAGAAAGTAAATTGGAAGGTTTAGAGTATGGCGCCGATGATTATATGACAAAACCTTTTAATGTGAGTTTATTAAAAGCAAAAGTCAAAAATGTTTTAGAACAGCGTTTGCGTCTTCAGCAGTTATTTTCGACAGGAAACACAATCGATATTTCAAAAGAAGAACCGCTTCAGATTTCAAATAAAGACCAAAAGTTTATATTTCAGGTTATTGAATTAGTTAAAGAAAATATGTCAAATTCTGATTTTTCTGTCGATGAATTAGGGAAATTAATGTGCATGTCACGTGCCAGTTTTTTCAATAAACTAAAAAGTGTTACAGGCGTTTCTCCAGTTGTTTTTATTCGAGATTTACGTTTGGCTGAAGCAGCTGAACTTCTAAAAAATGATGATTTATTAATTAAAGAAATTGGCTTTGAAGTTGGTTTTAACGATTTAAAATATTTCGGAAAATGTTTTAGAGCTAAATACAATTATACGCCAGCTGAATATAGACGACAATTTCGTTAA
- a CDS encoding beta-glucosidase: MKKKSAIIIALHFFALTTFAQENYPYKNPNLPTEQRVNDLVSRMSLDEKINQLMDSSPAIDRLGVPEYNWWNESLHGVARAGFATVFPQSISIASSWDRQLVLDVATAISDEARAKHHEYLRRGQHGMYQGLTFWSPNVNIFRDPRWGRGHETYGEDPFLTSQLGLNYVNGLQGNNEKYLKVVATAKHYAVHSGPEPSRHFFDANTSDRDLYETYLPAFRTLVKDGHVYSVMGAYNRFRGESCSASPFLFNILRNVWGFDGYIVSDCGAVTDIWKYHKITTDAASASALAVKDGLDLECGSSFKALKEAVYRKLINESDIDIAVKRLFTARFKLGMFDPDEIVPYAQIPFSDNNNAAHDYLARIASQKSIVLLKNQNHTLPLSKEIKTVAVIGPNANDIQSLWGNYSGVPSNPVTVLKGIQNKLEPNAKVLYAKGTDLAKGVPAMKIIPSIYFQNENGTQGLIGEYYNNSDWNGSPLFTRTDDKIDFHWDIDTPDPRLKMGNYSVKWTGFLTVPKTGTYNISEWSKPFMTVEIEGGKSTGGKNNHHPRFRPQKIHLEAGKKYKIEVKYQNFYGDAIAQLLWAEPEENLITEAVNTANQADAVILVLGLNERLEGEEMKVEADGFNGGDRTSLDLPSNQEELMKAVKATGKPVILVLINGSALSVNWANENLPAILTAGYPGQQGGNAIADVLFGDYNPAGRLPVTYYKSVDQLPKFENYDMEGRTYRYFHKTPLYPFGFGLSYTNFQYSNLQLPASLASETDFKVSVDVTNTGERDGDEVAELYLKDEKASTPRPIWQLEGFERIHLKKGEKKTVTFTITPRQLSLIDKKKQRVIEPGWFTISVGGKQPDGSNDIQTGRINFTGKTVSLEK; this comes from the coding sequence ATGAAAAAAAAATCTGCTATAATTATTGCGTTGCATTTTTTTGCTTTAACCACTTTTGCGCAAGAAAACTATCCGTATAAAAATCCCAATTTACCAACAGAACAGCGCGTTAATGATTTGGTTTCGAGAATGTCCTTAGACGAAAAAATCAATCAATTAATGGATTCTTCGCCAGCAATCGATCGTTTGGGTGTTCCAGAATATAATTGGTGGAACGAATCGCTTCATGGCGTTGCAAGAGCTGGATTTGCAACAGTTTTTCCGCAATCTATTTCAATTGCATCTTCTTGGGATCGCCAATTGGTATTGGATGTTGCTACTGCCATTTCTGATGAAGCTCGTGCGAAACATCACGAATATTTAAGAAGAGGACAACACGGCATGTATCAAGGATTGACATTTTGGTCGCCAAATGTCAATATTTTTCGTGATCCGCGTTGGGGGCGCGGTCACGAAACTTATGGAGAAGATCCTTTTCTAACCAGTCAATTAGGTTTGAATTATGTAAATGGACTTCAAGGAAATAACGAAAAATACCTGAAAGTAGTTGCTACAGCAAAACATTACGCAGTTCATTCTGGACCAGAACCATCTCGCCATTTTTTTGATGCCAACACAAGCGATAGAGATCTTTATGAAACCTATCTTCCTGCTTTTCGCACTTTGGTCAAAGACGGACATGTTTATTCTGTAATGGGAGCTTACAATCGTTTTAGAGGAGAATCTTGCAGTGCGAGTCCATTTCTTTTTAATATCCTTAGAAATGTTTGGGGATTTGACGGTTATATCGTTTCTGACTGTGGTGCGGTGACAGATATTTGGAAATATCATAAAATTACCACTGATGCTGCAAGCGCTTCGGCTTTGGCGGTAAAAGATGGTTTAGACTTGGAATGCGGAAGCAGCTTTAAAGCCTTAAAAGAAGCCGTTTACCGCAAATTGATTAATGAATCTGATATTGACATTGCTGTAAAACGTTTATTTACAGCAAGATTTAAACTAGGAATGTTCGATCCAGATGAAATTGTTCCTTACGCTCAAATTCCATTTTCTGACAACAATAATGCGGCGCATGACTATCTTGCTAGAATTGCTTCACAAAAAAGTATTGTGCTTTTGAAAAATCAAAATCATACATTACCGCTTTCTAAAGAAATTAAAACTGTTGCGGTAATTGGACCAAATGCTAACGATATTCAATCTCTTTGGGGAAATTATAGCGGTGTTCCAAGCAATCCTGTAACGGTGCTTAAAGGAATTCAAAACAAATTGGAACCCAATGCAAAAGTTTTATACGCAAAAGGAACCGATTTAGCGAAAGGTGTTCCTGCAATGAAAATTATTCCGTCTATTTATTTTCAAAATGAAAACGGAACTCAAGGTTTAATTGGAGAATATTATAACAATTCTGATTGGAATGGATCGCCTTTGTTTACAAGAACAGATGACAAAATAGATTTTCATTGGGATATTGACACTCCTGATCCTCGCTTAAAAATGGGCAATTACAGTGTAAAATGGACTGGCTTTCTTACTGTTCCGAAAACTGGCACGTACAACATCTCAGAATGGTCAAAACCATTTATGACCGTTGAGATTGAAGGCGGCAAAAGTACTGGTGGAAAAAATAATCATCATCCGCGTTTTCGTCCTCAAAAAATACATTTAGAAGCTGGAAAAAAATATAAAATCGAAGTAAAATATCAGAATTTTTACGGTGATGCCATTGCTCAATTGTTATGGGCAGAACCAGAAGAAAACTTAATTACAGAAGCCGTAAATACAGCAAATCAGGCTGATGCAGTAATTCTTGTTTTAGGTTTAAATGAACGTTTAGAAGGTGAAGAAATGAAAGTCGAAGCCGACGGTTTTAATGGCGGCGACCGCACAAGTCTTGATCTTCCATCGAATCAGGAAGAGCTTATGAAAGCGGTTAAAGCAACTGGAAAACCTGTCATTTTAGTTTTAATTAATGGAAGCGCGCTTTCTGTAAATTGGGCAAATGAAAACTTGCCTGCAATTTTAACAGCAGGATATCCAGGTCAGCAAGGCGGAAATGCAATTGCAGACGTTCTTTTTGGCGATTATAATCCCGCGGGAAGACTTCCTGTTACGTATTACAAATCGGTAGATCAGTTGCCTAAGTTTGAAAATTATGATATGGAAGGAAGAACTTATCGCTATTTTCATAAAACACCTTTATATCCGTTCGGATTTGGTTTAAGTTATACCAATTTTCAATATTCTAATTTACAACTTCCTGCGAGTTTAGCTTCTGAAACAGATTTTAAAGTTTCTGTTGACGTAACCAACACAGGAGAACGCGACGGAGATGAAGTTGCCGAATTATACTTGAAAGACGAAAAAGCCTCTACTCCACGCCCAATTTGGCAGTTAGAAGGTTTTGAACGAATTCATCTTAAAAAAGGAGAAAAGAAAACAGTTACTTTTACCATTACTCCAAGGCAATTATCTCTTATTGACAAGAAAAAACAGCGTGTTATAGAACCTGGATGGTTTACTATTTCCGTTGGAGGAAAACAGCCTGATGGTTCGAATGATATACAAACTGGAAGAATAAATTTTACTGGTAAAACAGTTTCTCTTGAAAAGTAA
- a CDS encoding SusC/RagA family TonB-linked outer membrane protein — MKIKKYIWSILAFLFLTFSANAQKRVTVSGTVRDNLGGIPGATIIVKNENTNTVTDFDGKFSIAVADPETAVLIVKFIGLNDESVAVKGRTSGITVLMKESNSELNEVVVIGYGTQKRKNLTGAIASIKGTELAKVPAANVAEALTGRLPGVQVTTVDGSPGAEVKIRIRGGGSITEDNSPLILVDGFEVANLNDIPPTDIESVEVLKDAASTAVYGARGANGVIIVTTKVPKAGKVSVNIHNYTQIKTLAKHMDVMDPYEFVMLQYENARKGSSNPTGFYNQYGKASELYIYKGNKGIDWQNEIFGTNPIARYTDINVNGGSEKTKFKFTFVNQDQPGALVGTGMRQNYVYLIMNSKLTDNLTFEYQTRLTNQTIDGSGTEGVSLLRALREAPTGGLEDYMTLPDDNTYFDPEDYQIKPRFNPLEEAEKNYRKRITRIFNTTGALTWTIKKGLTLRSSFGYEYKYQEDGRFWGTDTRVATDNNNLPVVYWSMTQSPRWQLNNVLNYGFKLNERHDFQLMIGQEIKDQESTAKFYRSRYFPDDISGQKALDNLALGTPFDNGSLAESPNRISSFFGRANYGYDDRYLFTFTVRTDGSTKFGPDNRWGVFPAGAFAWRISNESFLKESETVSNLKLRLSYGASGNDRIKADLYAKYYGVSRDRSVGWGEENQYYYNFYNSQYLNNPNVKWETTYTANVGLDFGFFKERLTGTLDFYYNKVKDLLVPSDIASVSGFTKMMTNVGQTSNKGVELALNGSVIKKKDFQVDLTFNIGYNKNKIDKLASGEQEWILSSGWAGTQLLNDDDYRAYVGGTKGLIYGFVNDGFYTMDDFESFDAVTRVWKLKDGVANSKNLSGEPVPGSAKFKKLTPVDPSDPNSYVIGDKDRKVIGDTNPDFSGGFGVNAVWKNFDLTAFFNFMYGFDVYNANKIMMTSFFQNNQNNFGMEVGLNNRWRNYDDMGNDLRYSPEQLAKQNENATMWNPVSIGRPIAMSYAVEDGSFLRLNTLSIGYTIPKQQSKAIGLSRVRLYATGSNLFVWTNYSGYDPDINLETGLTPNIDYNAYPRTRNYAFGVQLSF; from the coding sequence ATGAAGATAAAAAAATATATCTGGAGCATTCTAGCCTTTTTGTTTTTGACATTTAGTGCTAATGCTCAGAAGCGTGTTACTGTAAGCGGTACAGTAAGGGATAATCTAGGAGGTATTCCTGGCGCAACAATTATAGTAAAAAATGAAAACACCAATACAGTAACCGATTTTGATGGAAAATTCAGTATCGCTGTAGCTGATCCTGAAACGGCAGTTTTAATTGTCAAATTTATTGGTTTGAATGATGAGTCTGTAGCCGTAAAAGGTCGCACTTCTGGAATTACAGTTTTAATGAAAGAATCTAATAGCGAACTAAATGAAGTTGTAGTTATTGGTTACGGAACTCAAAAACGTAAAAACTTAACTGGAGCGATTGCTAGTATAAAAGGAACTGAATTAGCAAAAGTGCCAGCAGCAAACGTTGCTGAGGCTTTAACGGGAAGACTTCCAGGAGTTCAGGTTACAACTGTAGATGGTTCGCCAGGAGCAGAGGTAAAGATTAGAATTCGTGGAGGTGGATCTATTACTGAAGACAATTCGCCTTTAATCTTGGTTGACGGATTTGAGGTTGCCAATCTTAATGATATTCCTCCAACAGATATTGAATCTGTAGAGGTTTTAAAAGATGCGGCTTCTACAGCTGTTTATGGCGCTCGAGGAGCTAACGGTGTAATTATAGTTACGACTAAAGTTCCAAAAGCAGGAAAAGTTTCGGTAAACATTCACAACTATACACAAATTAAAACTCTTGCAAAACACATGGATGTTATGGATCCGTATGAGTTTGTGATGTTGCAGTATGAAAATGCACGTAAAGGAAGTTCTAATCCAACGGGATTTTATAATCAGTATGGAAAAGCCAGCGAACTTTATATTTATAAAGGAAATAAAGGTATCGATTGGCAGAATGAAATTTTTGGAACCAACCCAATTGCGCGATATACTGATATAAATGTAAATGGCGGAAGCGAAAAAACGAAATTCAAATTCACTTTTGTAAATCAGGATCAGCCCGGAGCATTAGTAGGAACAGGAATGCGTCAGAATTATGTTTATTTGATTATGAATTCGAAGTTAACAGATAATCTAACTTTCGAATATCAAACCCGTTTAACCAATCAAACAATTGATGGATCTGGAACAGAAGGAGTGAGTTTGCTTAGAGCTTTACGCGAAGCACCAACTGGAGGTTTAGAAGATTATATGACTTTGCCAGATGATAATACTTATTTTGATCCGGAAGATTATCAAATAAAACCTCGTTTTAATCCGCTTGAAGAAGCAGAAAAAAATTATCGTAAACGTATAACAAGAATCTTCAATACAACTGGAGCATTGACATGGACAATCAAAAAAGGATTGACATTGCGTTCTTCATTTGGTTACGAATACAAATATCAAGAAGATGGGCGTTTTTGGGGAACAGATACTCGTGTAGCAACTGACAACAATAATCTGCCAGTAGTTTATTGGTCAATGACACAATCTCCGAGATGGCAGTTGAATAACGTATTAAACTACGGATTCAAATTAAATGAGCGTCACGATTTTCAGTTAATGATTGGGCAGGAGATAAAAGATCAAGAATCTACGGCTAAATTTTATCGTTCGCGCTATTTTCCTGATGATATTTCAGGACAAAAAGCTTTAGATAATTTGGCTTTAGGAACTCCTTTTGATAACGGTTCTCTAGCAGAATCTCCAAATAGAATTTCATCTTTCTTCGGAAGAGCAAATTACGGTTATGATGATCGTTATTTATTTACGTTTACGGTTCGTACCGACGGTTCTACAAAGTTTGGTCCAGATAATAGATGGGGAGTTTTCCCAGCAGGAGCTTTTGCATGGAGAATCTCAAACGAAAGCTTCCTAAAAGAAAGTGAAACAGTTTCAAACCTTAAACTTCGTTTGAGTTATGGAGCTTCTGGAAATGACAGAATAAAAGCCGATTTATACGCAAAATATTACGGTGTTTCTAGAGATCGTTCTGTGGGTTGGGGAGAAGAAAATCAATACTATTATAATTTTTACAACAGTCAGTATCTGAACAATCCGAACGTAAAATGGGAAACGACTTATACTGCTAACGTAGGTCTTGATTTTGGTTTTTTCAAAGAAAGATTAACAGGAACACTTGATTTCTATTACAACAAAGTAAAAGATTTATTGGTGCCTTCTGATATTGCTTCGGTTTCTGGTTTTACCAAAATGATGACAAACGTTGGACAGACTTCTAATAAAGGTGTCGAATTGGCTCTTAACGGAAGTGTAATTAAGAAAAAAGATTTTCAGGTTGATTTGACTTTTAACATCGGTTACAACAAAAATAAAATTGACAAACTGGCAAGCGGTGAACAAGAATGGATTTTAAGTTCTGGTTGGGCAGGAACACAATTATTAAATGATGATGATTATCGTGCATATGTTGGAGGAACAAAAGGTTTGATTTACGGTTTTGTAAACGATGGTTTCTACACAATGGATGATTTTGAATCTTTTGACGCTGTAACACGAGTATGGAAACTAAAAGACGGAGTTGCCAATTCTAAAAACCTTTCGGGAGAACCAGTTCCTGGAAGTGCGAAGTTTAAAAAACTGACTCCTGTTGATCCATCTGATCCAAATAGTTATGTAATTGGCGATAAAGACAGAAAAGTAATCGGAGATACAAATCCTGATTTTTCTGGAGGTTTTGGTGTAAATGCCGTTTGGAAAAATTTCGATTTAACAGCATTCTTCAATTTCATGTATGGTTTTGATGTTTACAATGCCAACAAAATCATGATGACATCTTTCTTCCAAAATAACCAAAACAATTTCGGAATGGAAGTAGGATTAAATAATCGTTGGAGAAATTACGATGACATGGGGAACGATCTTCGTTATTCTCCAGAACAGTTGGCTAAACAAAATGAAAACGCGACGATGTGGAATCCAGTAAGTATTGGACGTCCGATTGCGATGTCTTATGCGGTTGAAGATGGTTCTTTCTTAAGATTAAACACATTAAGTATTGGTTACACGATTCCGAAACAGCAAAGTAAAGCAATTGGTTTAAGCCGAGTAAGATTGTATGCTACAGGAAGTAACTTATTTGTTTGGACAAACTATTCAGGATATGATCCAGACATCAATTTAGAAACAGGTCTTACACCAAACATTGATTATAATGCTTATCCGAGAACACGTAATTATGCTTTTGGAGTACAGCTGTCATTTTAA